From Canis lupus baileyi chromosome 16, mCanLup2.hap1, whole genome shotgun sequence, a single genomic window includes:
- the LOC140606323 gene encoding C-C motif chemokine 23-like isoform X1 gives MKIFIAALSFFLLATALGSQIQDLHESMVAKQQHEPLIQLEAGIHRPADCCPNLTPRKIRCENMQDFFKTSSGCSRPGIIFRTKKGRLVCANPYDLEVQNCMRSLLMSGKEALLEEMRY, from the exons ATGAAGATCTTCATAGCtgccctctccttcttccttcttgctACTGCCCTTGGGTCCCAGATCCAGGACCTTCATG AATCCATGGTGGCGAAACAACAGCATGAACCCTTAATACAGCTGGAAG CAGGCATTCACCGTCCCGCTGACTGCTGCCCCAATCTCACCCCACGAAAAATCCGATGTGAAAACATGCAAGATTTTTTCAAAACAAGCAGTGGGTGCTCCCGGCCAGGTATCAT CTTCCGTACCAAGAAGGGGCGGCTTGTCTGTGCTAACCCCTATGATTTGGAAGTTCAGAACTGCATGAGGTCCCTGCTGATGTCAGGAAAAGAAGCCTTGCTTGAAGAGATGAGATACTAG
- the LOC140606323 gene encoding C-C motif chemokine 23-like isoform X2 — MKIFIAALSFFLLATALGSQIQDLHESMVAKQQHEPLIQLEGIHRPADCCPNLTPRKIRCENMQDFFKTSSGCSRPGIIFRTKKGRLVCANPYDLEVQNCMRSLLMSGKEALLEEMRY, encoded by the exons ATGAAGATCTTCATAGCtgccctctccttcttccttcttgctACTGCCCTTGGGTCCCAGATCCAGGACCTTCATG AATCCATGGTGGCGAAACAACAGCATGAACCCTTAATACAGCTGGAAG GCATTCACCGTCCCGCTGACTGCTGCCCCAATCTCACCCCACGAAAAATCCGATGTGAAAACATGCAAGATTTTTTCAAAACAAGCAGTGGGTGCTCCCGGCCAGGTATCAT CTTCCGTACCAAGAAGGGGCGGCTTGTCTGTGCTAACCCCTATGATTTGGAAGTTCAGAACTGCATGAGGTCCCTGCTGATGTCAGGAAAAGAAGCCTTGCTTGAAGAGATGAGATACTAG